The following are encoded together in the Salmonella enterica subsp. enterica serovar Choleraesuis genome:
- the ampG gene encoding AmpG family muropeptide MFS transporter → MSSHYLRIFQQPRQLTLLILGFASGLPLALTSGTLQAWMTVADVDLKTIGFFSLVGQAYVFKFLWSPLMDRYTPPFLGRRRGWLLLTQILLLVAIAAMGFMEPTHHLKWMAALAVVIAFASASQDIVFDAWKTDVLPAEERGTGAAVSVLGYRLAMLVSGGLALWMADRWLGWQAMYWLMAALLIPCIITTILAPEPTDTIPVPKTLEQAVVAPLRDFFSRNNAWLILLLIVMYKLGDAFAMSLSTTFLIRGVGFDAGQVGMVNKTLGLFATIVGALYGGMLMQRLSLFRALLIFGILQGASNAGYWLLSITDKHMFSMAAAVFFENLCGGMGTAAFVALLMTLCNKSFSATQFALLSALSAVGRVYVGPFAGWFVEAHGWPTFYLFSVIAAVPGILLLLLCRQTLDYTQRTETFLSRDAYSSGYRIALRLFTAGVLLLLVWVALLIISSLGAPALAIAPWLLEAGAALAAVGVLAGGVLDYMALRRHHPA, encoded by the coding sequence ATGTCCAGCCACTATTTGCGTATTTTTCAACAACCCAGACAACTCACTCTTCTTATCCTCGGTTTTGCATCCGGCCTGCCGCTGGCACTCACCTCCGGCACCTTACAGGCCTGGATGACCGTCGCCGACGTTGATTTAAAAACCATAGGTTTTTTCTCCCTTGTCGGGCAGGCCTATGTCTTTAAATTCCTCTGGTCTCCGTTAATGGATCGCTATACGCCGCCTTTTTTGGGACGTCGTCGTGGCTGGTTGTTGTTAACTCAAATTCTGCTGCTGGTCGCTATCGCGGCAATGGGCTTTATGGAGCCAACCCATCATTTGAAATGGATGGCAGCGCTGGCGGTGGTTATCGCCTTCGCCTCGGCTTCTCAGGATATTGTTTTTGACGCATGGAAAACTGATGTGCTTCCGGCGGAAGAGCGAGGCACTGGCGCGGCGGTTAGCGTTCTCGGCTACCGGTTGGCAATGCTGGTTTCCGGTGGCCTTGCTCTGTGGATGGCCGATCGCTGGCTGGGCTGGCAGGCTATGTACTGGCTAATGGCCGCCTTACTCATTCCCTGCATTATTACAACGATACTGGCCCCTGAACCCACCGACACCATCCCGGTGCCTAAGACCCTCGAGCAGGCTGTCGTTGCGCCACTGCGCGATTTCTTCAGCCGTAATAACGCCTGGCTGATTTTATTATTGATAGTGATGTACAAACTCGGCGATGCCTTCGCCATGAGTCTGAGCACCACTTTTCTTATTCGCGGCGTGGGTTTCGATGCCGGTCAAGTGGGAATGGTCAACAAAACGCTGGGGCTGTTTGCCACTATTGTAGGCGCACTCTACGGCGGGATGCTCATGCAGCGGCTCAGTCTGTTTCGGGCATTGTTGATTTTCGGCATCCTTCAGGGGGCGTCAAATGCCGGTTACTGGCTGCTGTCGATAACTGACAAACACATGTTTAGCATGGCGGCGGCGGTATTCTTCGAAAATCTGTGCGGCGGGATGGGTACGGCCGCATTTGTTGCGCTACTGATGACGCTCTGCAATAAATCGTTTTCTGCCACTCAATTTGCCCTGCTCTCCGCACTCTCTGCCGTTGGACGGGTGTACGTAGGGCCTTTTGCGGGATGGTTCGTTGAGGCTCACGGCTGGCCGACGTTCTACCTGTTCTCGGTTATCGCTGCGGTCCCCGGTATTCTGCTATTGCTGTTGTGCCGACAAACGCTGGACTATACCCAACGCACCGAGACCTTTCTGTCGCGGGATGCTTATTCCTCTGGTTATCGGATAGCTCTGCGTCTGTTTACCGCAGGCGTTCTCTTACTGCTGGTCTGGGTCGCGTTGCTGATTATCTCCTCCCTGGGCGCTCCAGCGCTGGCGATAGCGCCGTGGCTTCTTGAAGCGGGCGCCGCGCTGGCCGCCGTTGGCGTATTAGCGGGCGGTGTCCTGGACTATATGGCCCTACGTCGTCATCATCCCGCTTGA